The sequence GTCGAGGTGCGGATGCGGCGCCAGGAGCGCATCACCACCGAGCGCAACCCGCTGCGGCTGTGGGTGGTGCTGGACGAGGCCGCGCTGCACCGGGTCGTGGGCAGCCGGCTGGTGATGCGGGAGCAGCTGGAGCACCTCATCGAGCTGTCCGAGCTGCCGCACGTCACCGTGCAGGTGCTGCCGTTCGAGGTGGGCGCGCACCCGGGCATCAACGGCCAGTACGCCATCCTGGAGTTCGCCGACGCGGCCGACTCCAGCGTGGTGTACCTGGAGGGCGTCACCAGCGACCTGTACGTGGAGAAGGCGCAGGACGTGCAGAAGTACGCCGTGATGTACGAGCACCTGCGGGCGCAGTCGCACAACGTGGAGGTGTCCCGGCAGTTCATCGCCAAGGCGGCGAAAAGGTTCGCCGACTGAGCGGCTCAGACCGGGGCGCGGGATCGTACACCGCCGGTCTGCTTCAGCGGAAGGCTCGCCCGGGATATGCCATCCGGTCGAGTGAACGGCTCCTCCGCCAGGGGAAGTTGACCGCTAGCGTCGATCATGCCGATCGGACGACACGGTTGGCGCGAACCGGACTACCGCAACAGGAGTGGACATGGCACTGATTCAGGGCGCTTCGGAGACGTGGATGAAGTCGTCGTACTCCGGGGGCAACGGCGCTTGCGTCGAGGTCAAGTCGCCGGCCGGCGCCGAGCTGGCCGTCCGTGACTCCAAGGACGTCGAGGGCCCGGTCCTGGCCTTCCCGGCCGACGCCTGGAACGCCTTCGTGGCCTCCGTCAAGGCGTAAGGGTTCCGTCCGGACGCCGTCCGGCACGGCAACCGCACCAGCACCGCAGAAGAGCCCTCTCGACGAGTCGCCGTCCTTGCCGAGGGGGCTCGCCCCTTGTCCCGGTACCGCGTACGCGGCCGGTCCGAAGAGGCGAGCGTCTCGTCGTACGGCGGCCGGGCTCAGCCCAGCTGGGCCTCGATCGCGGCGACGACCTCGGACGAGTCCGGCTCGGTCTGCGGCGAGAACCGGGCGACCACGCTCCCGTCCCGGCCGACGAGGAACTTCTCGAAGTTCCAGCGGATGTCCCCGCTGTGTCCCCCGGCGTCGGCGAACCCGACGAGCCGCTCGTACAGCGGGTGCCGGTCCGGGCCGTTCACCTCCACCTTCTCGGTCAGCGGGAAGGTCACGCCGTAGGACGCCGAACAGAACTGCGCGATCTCCTCGGCGGAGCCCGGCTCCTGCCCGAGGAACTGGTTGCAGGGCACGCCCAGCACGGTGAAGCCGCGTTCCGCGTACCGCTTCTGCAACTCCTCCAGGGCCGCGTACTGCGGGGTCAGGCCGCACTTGGAGGCCACGTTCACGATGAGGACGGTCTTGTCCGCGAACCGCGACAGCTCCGCGGAGCCGCCCTGGAGGGCACCGATCTCGACGTCCAGCGGAGACCCGCTGTGCTCAGTAGTCGTCATGCTCGGATGCTAGCCCCCACCACAACCCGGCCCACGAGCCGCAGACCCCGGCACCGACGATCCTCCTGCCCCGTGCCTCACGCCTCCGTCCCGCTCGCCCCGGCCAGCACGTCCCCGGCCGCCGTGCGCACGTACAGCACCGTTCGTCCGGCCCTGCGCCGTTCCACCAGGCCCGCCTCCCGCAGCACCTTCAGATGGCGTCCGACCGAACCGAGGGCCTGTCCGGTCACGGCGGTCAGCTGGGTCGTGCTCAGCGGCGAGCCGAGCAGCACGAGCACCCGGGCCCGGCCCGGCCCCAGCAGGGCGCCCAGCCCCGCCGGCACCGCGGGCCCGCCGTCCCCGGCCAGCACACCGGCGCAGGGGTAGACCACGGCGTACCGCTCCTCGTCCGCCCAGGACACCCAGCCCAGCCGCTGCGCGGTCACCGGCACGAAGAGCAGTTCCGCGCCGGAGATCTCGCGCGGCGGATACTCGTGCAGGTTGACCTGGAACCGGTTCTCCCCGAGCCAGCGCGTCCCGCCCGGCCGCAGCCCGTCCAGCACGCTCGCCCAGCTGCTCCGTCCCGCCCGCTCGGTCCGCGCCAGCACGTCCGCCTCCAGCACCCGCCGGCGCCGCTCCCAGGAGGGCCGTACGGTCTCCTCCCACACCCACTCCAGCAGCCGGGCCGCCCGCTCGGTCAGGTCGTCCCGGTCGAGCACGGCGGGCAGCGGCCCGGCGAGCGAGCGCCGCAGATGCGCGCGGGCGGCCCCGGGACCGACCGCGCGCACGCGGCCGACCTCCGCGGCGAAGTCCTCCCCGGGGTGCGGGGCGGGCGTCAGGAAGTCGGCGATCCACTCCCGGCCCAGCCCCGCCCGCACCAGCCGCGCCGTCACGGGGTCGGCCGCGAGCCGGGCCCGGTAGGCGGGCAGATGGGCGCCCAGCCAGGCGTGCTCCCCGGGATGCGTGCCCTGCCCGACGTGCAGCAGCCTCAGACAGCCGAAGGTCTCGGCGAGCGGAGAGACGACGAACCGGCTCCGGGCCAGCGTGTCGGCGTCGAGCTGCCACCACCCCACGAGCCGCCCCTCCCCGTAGCACTCCTGCCGTAGGACCCCGTAGGCCTCCGCAGGACCCGTAAGCCTCCGCAGGACCCGTACGAGCCGCAGGACCCCGTACGGCCCCGCAGGACCCGTACGACCCGTAGGCCCCCGTACGACCCTGTCTCGTACGGCCTTTCGCGCGAGGGCGAAACAATAACGGGCCCTCGGCGGCCCGGCCGAGACTCCGGATCATGAACGGCTACCGATCCCTGTTCCGCACCCCGGAGTTCACCCCGCTCTTCCTCGGCACGGCCGCGCAGACCGCCGCCCAGACCGTCGGTGGCCTCGCCCTCGGCACGCTGGTGTTCCGGGCGACCGGCTCACCGCTGCTGTCGGCGGTCAGCATGTTCGGCCAGTCGCTGGCCCAGGTGCTGGGCGCCACCGTCCTGCTGTCCGGCGCCGACCGGCTGCCGCCGCGTACGGCGCTGTCGATGATCGCCCTGGTCTTCGCGGCCGGTACGGCGGCCCAGGCGCTGCCCGGACTGCCGGCCGGCGCGCTCTTCGCCGTCGTGCTGCTGCTGGGCCTGGTCGCCTCGCTCGGCGGCGGCGTCCGCTGGGGCCTGCTGAACGAGATTCTTCCCAAGAACGGCTATGTGCCCGGGCGTTCGCTGTTCAACATGGTGAACGGGCTGGCGCAGATCGCCGGGTTCGCCACCGGCGGCGCCCTGCTCGCCGTACTCTCCCCGCGCGTCTGTCTGCTCCTGGCGGCGGCCCTGTACCTGACGGCCGCGCTCGTCCTGCGGCTCGGCCTGTCCGCGCGCCCGCCCCGCGCCGCCGGCCGTCCCTCGGCGTCGGCGACCTGGCGCGCGAACGCCGCGCTGTGGTCGTCCCGGCCGCGCCGGCTGACGTACCTGGGCCTGTGGCTGCCCAACGGCATGGTCGTCGGCTGCGAGTCGCTGTACGTGTCGTACGCCCCGCAGGCCGCCGGCACCCTCTTCGCGTGCGGGGCGCTCGGCATGCTCGCCGGGGACGTGACGGTCGGCCGGCTGCTCCCCGCCGCCGTCCGCGCCCGCCTGGCCACGCCGCTGCTGCTCCTGCTGGCGGCCCCGTTCCTGGTGTTCTGCGCACACCCGCCGGTGCCGGTGGCGGCGGCGTGCGTGACCGTGGCGTCCGCCGGTTTCGGCGCGGGCCTGGTACAGCAGGAGCGGCTGATGCGCCTGACCCCCGACGCCCTGGCCGGCCAGGCGCTGGGCCTGCACTCGGCGGGCATGCTGACCCTCCAGGGCGTCAGCGCGACGGCGGCGGGAACGCTGGCCCAGTTCACCTCGCCCGCGACGGCGATGACGGCGATGGCGGCGGGCTCGCTCGGCATCACCCTGGCTTTGGCCGGGGCCGCCCGCCGACCCGGAGCCCGACAGAAGGAAAGCCCCCTGCCCTCAAGCTGAAACCGAACGCTCCAGGGGTCATCGCCATGGCGGCCACTACGGCACCCCAGGCGGCGACTGCACGCCGACCTCTGACCTCGCAATCTTCTTCGAAAACTGCGTTTACTTGACAAGCGTCCTCTCCTTGTGTCAGCCTTGCAGCGTCGAGATCGATTGCCAAGGGGGAGATGCATGAGCCCGACGATTGAGGTTGACGAACTCACCTACCGATCCATCGAGTTCGCCGCACGCATGGGCAACACCACGGCAGGGGAGGTCGTCGCCCGGCTCGTGAGGTCCGCGAGCGTGCCGTCCTCCGCGCCGGCCGCAAGCCAGAAGGGTGCGGAGCCGAGGCGCACGGTCGACGTGTACGCCGACTACGAGGGTCACCGCACGCACGGCAGCTATGACCGGGACACCAAGCGGATCGACATCACCTCGGGCCCTCTCACCGGACGAAGCTTCAAGACGCCCACCGGAGCGGCCCGTGCGGTGGTGGCGCACTACAAGCCGGACGTCAACCCGAACCGCAACGGCTGGTCGTTCTGGACGCTCGACGACGGCTCCGGCGAGCTTCTGCAGACCATTCGACACACGGTATGAAGTCGCCGTGGCCCGACGCCCGCCTACAGCAGGCGTCGAACGCACCGGGCCCCGCTCCGCGGCGTCGCCAGCACCTCTGATCCGTGCGCTCCCTCTCACCTCCGGGTGAGAGGGGCCTTTTCGTCGTGCCCAGTACCCTGCCCGCATGATTCGCGCAGTGATCTTCGACGTCGGCGAGTGCCTCGTAGACGAAACCACTGAGTACGGCACCTGGGCCGACTGGCTGGGCGTTCCCCGCCACACCTTCGCCGCGATGTTCGGCGCCGTCATCGCCCAGGGCCGGGACTACCGCGAGACCTTCCAGGAGTTCCGGCCCGGCTTCGACCTGTACGCCGAGCGCGAGCGCCGCGCCGCCGCGGGCAAGCCGGAGACCTTCGGCGAGGACGACCTCTACCCGGACGTCCGTGACGCGCTCGCCGCGCTCCGCGCGGACGGTCTATGGCTGGGTATCGCCGGGAACCAGACCGTGCGCGCCGGTCGGATCCTGCGCCAGCTGTTCTCCAACGACGTCGACCTGATCGGCACCAGCGACGACTGGGGCGCCGGCAAGCCGGACCGCGCCTTCTTCGACCGCGTCGCCGAGGTCGTCCCCGCCCAGGTGGACGAGATGCTCTACGTCGGCGACCGCGTCGACAACGACATCCGCCCGGCGGCCGCGGCCGGAGACGGCCCGCGGCCGGTTGCCGGAGCCGCCGTCCTTCGTGGACCTAGGCTGCCTTGGACCGCGCCGCGCGCAGGCCCGAGGCGGGCTCCTGTGCGTCGAGCGGCAAGGTCTCGTCTTCCCCGAAGTCGGGGGCCTGGAAGGGGTTGGTCGTCGTCGGAGGCGGCGATGCCGCAGCGGAGCAGCGGGGTTGCCCTTCCAGGGCGGAAAACAGCGACGTCAGATCGATGAGAGGACTCTCTTTCGTTACAGGTCCCTGAAGGGGCCTGGTGTGCCGTGACCGGGCACAGCGGTCCTACAGTTTGGTCATCTTGCCGTACGGGCTCAAGATCCGCATTTGCGCCGAGCCGAAATCCACGAGCGCCGCGATTCCGTCCTCGATGCCGATGACTCGGCCGAGGCCGTACATGTCGTGTGTGACCTGGTCGCCCACGGCGAAGTGCTTGGGAGGCGGTGTGACCGGAGCCTTGAAGGGGCTGGTAGGCAGATGACGCTTCGGCGCAGCGGGCTTTGTCATGACTCAGTATGAGCCTACGTGTCTCCCGTTCGCTGTGGCCATCGGCACAGATCCGGACGGAAACGACCGCTTCATGCCACTGACCTGCGGTTTCGAGATTTTGGTGAGGCGAAACTGGACCGTAGGTCCCCCATCACTGACCATGGCTGACCCCTGCATCTCGCAGGGTTGTGGCACGAACATCAGCCGACGGTAGTCAGCCACGTGGCACCCAGTCACGCTACCGACTCGTGTCGCCGAGCAGAGCAAACCGCGACGGCCGGCCTGGGCTATGCAGCTTCCTGGACCTCAGCTTGGGAAGCTTGGATCTCTGGGTGATGGTTGCCCCACTGACCTGCAGTGAAGCCGTAAGCGAGCCCTCCTGACCCCCGACTTGATGCCCGCTATTCCCCGTGATTCCCCGCAGGATCTGGCACGCGTCTGGCACGGCCGCTGGCTGGGTGAGGCCTAACTTGCCAGTCTACTGACCACGGGTCTCGCCCACCAGCGAGGCTGAGGAAGCCCACGGCTCTGACCTGGTCGTATGCCGTGGGCTTCTGCCGTTGGTGGTCGGCGTCGGGTGACCTCGTACGGCCCAGGGACGGCCCGGGCTCCTCCATCGTCTGCCGCTGGACTGGGAACGTGACCTCTTCGTCCCGAAGCAACTTGGGTGGGGGCTGTGCCTTGGGCTGGTGTAGCTCTCACCTGTGCTGATGGTCCGCAGACGTCCGCGCTTGTCCGCCGTTGTTCGTGGGCGTTGTCATGCAGTTAGACACTCACTGGCTGGGGCGCTCGACGCTCTACCCTGCTCACGAGCGGGCCTGTACATGCTCGCACCCCAGCGGACGGCGGCTTCGTTGTCAAAGCGCTCGGCCAAGTTGCGGAGATGACTGGCATTGACCGCTTATGCCGGCCCTTGGCCGGACTGGGTCGACAGACTGGCCGTGACAGGTCGCGACCTACCCAATAACGGCGTTCAGCCCCGTAAGTGCGCGGGTGGCGCGGTCTCTCTCTGCCTGGACGCGTGCCTCGGCCGCAAGCCGGCCCTCCCGCTCAATCAGCAACTGCGCGCGCAGGGCTCGGCACCCATCGCACGCAAGCTCTTCCTCGCTCGGCAATTCGGCCTGCTGCGCAGGGACGGCACGCTGGGCCTTGAGCCGCTGAACCTTCAGACGTTCAACGTCGGCAAGCGCGAAGAGGTTCGTCCCGTGGTGGCCCTTACCTACCACCGTCAGGTGACCCTCGGCCTTCATCGCGTGGACGGTGTCCGTACGCACGCCGAGCAGTTTCGCTGCCTGTGTGGTCGTCAGCTTCTCATCAGGTTGGTTCATGCCTCGGAAACGACCCCCGATACCAAGGAGCCACCACCCCGCCCCGGAGTTCGCCCTCTTCAGTGAGTTGTCGATCAGTGGCATGACGAAGAGGCGCGGGTGTCGATGCGGCCCTCGTATATCCCCTCCCACGCTTCGGTGTAGGCGTCTGAGTCCAGTGCCGGGGAGATCGTCTGGAGGGCGACCGCTACCCACCGGTCTGCCTGCGGAGCGGAGTAGGCGTCGAACGATGCAACCAGTGCCGACGGGTCCTGCTCGGTCAGGCTCTCCGTCCAGCACTCGCACCAGAACCCCCACCGGGGCAGCTTCATCAGCATCGCCGGCCTCCCGGCCGTGCGTCGGCGTACAGCTCGGCGGTCACCGTGTGGCCCAGGTTGCTGTCGTGGACGACGACCCGGTGGGCGAGGGCGCTGACCATGGCCAATTCCCTGCCGCGTTCGGCGTCCTGGTCCTGGTGCTCGACCTTCGGGGCCGTGGCCGCGCCGCCGTCGTCCGTGACCGAGACCGCGACCACCTGAGCCGACACCGCCACGGCCAGGTGGAAGCTGCCGGACTCCCAGCCGCTGGCCGTGTGGCGGATGGCGTTCGTGCTCAGCTCGCTCACGATCAGCTCGGCGTCGTCGGCCAGAGGGGAGTCGCGCAGGATGTCCCGGGTCCAGCGGCGGGCCCAGCTCACTTCCTCCGGGAATCCTGGGCAACTCAGCCTCCAGACTCGAGCTGCACTCGTACCCGCACAAGCTCGGTGACCTCTTCGCGGGTGGCCCAGCGCAGCCGAGTCCGATTACGTCTTCGCCACCCGGAACGGTCGGCCCGTCGAGCCGCGCAACCTCTATCGCTCCTTCGCCCGCGTCGCCCAGTCCGCCGGCCTCCGCGTCATCCGGCTGCATGACGCCCGGCACGGCACGGCCACCCTCCTGACGGCGGCCGGGGTCGCGCCCCGCGTGGTGATGGAGATCCTGGGGCATTCCCAGATCAGCATCACCATGGACGTCTACATCCACGTCGTGCAGGACACCCAGCGCGAGGCCATGAGCCACATGGACCGGCTGCTCAGGAGGCGCCCCGGTCGTCAGTGACCGCCCTCGTTGATGTCAGACGTGGATGTCAAAAGCCCCCCACATACGGAGATCCGTATGTGGGGGGCCTTTGACCTGGTGCCCCCGGCAGGATTCGAACCTGCGACACCCGCTTTAGGAGAGAACGTAAAGCGATCATGAGGCTCAGTGAGGTCGAATGAGGTTCAGTGAGTCCATGACTACGAGGGCTTGACCTGCGAGAACAAGGATCAGTGAGTTTCAGTGAGGGCTAGTGAGGGGGCGTTGTGGATTCCATGTGGACTCACGTGGACTCCACCCCTCACACCGCCCGGAGTTTTCGAACACCCTCGGTCTCGGGCGCCATCCGGGCCCGGACCTTGGCCGCCACGTCTTCGGGGGAGTGCTGGTAGATCCACGTCACCTTGGATCCCCGCTCGTGCCCCATGACCGTCTGGGTGTCCTTCTCATCGATCCCCAGCTCCTTCAGCCACGTCGCGAAAACGTGCCTCAGATCGTGCACCCGCGGCCACCACTCCATCCGGCCCGTCTCCCGGTTCCGTACCTTCCTTGCCACGCCGGCCTGCTGGATCGCCGGCACCCACACCCGACGGAAGTTGTGCCGTGTCAGCGCGCCGCCCTGCGGCCCGCGGAACACCAGCTCCTCCGGGTGCAGCTGGTAGGGGTCGTCCCCGATCGGAGTCACCGTGGACGGCGGACGCCATCGATCGACCATGGTCTGAATGGCTTCGGCCGCCTGCGGGGTGACCGGCACCGTCCGGAACCCGGCCACGCTCTTGGGCGCCGGCTTGCGGAACAGGCGCCCGTCGTCCTCGCTGAGCACTTCCTTCACCTTGAGGTGCTGAGCCTCCAGGTCCACGTTTTCCCACCGCAGCCCCGTCGCCTCACCCCAGCGCATGCCGGTGTGCTCCAGGTAGATGACCAGCGGCCGGTAGTAGGCCGGCAGCGCTTCCACGATGAGTGCCACCTGCGCGCGGGTCGGCGGCCGAACGTCGTCGGGGTGCCGGGCTGGCGCGTCGCCGATGTCCAGGTCGGCGGCCGGGTTGAAGGGGATGCGCCGGCCGTCCTTCACCGCTGCCTTGAGCATCTGGTT comes from Streptomyces sp. SCL15-4 and encodes:
- a CDS encoding ArsR/SmtB family transcription factor produces the protein MGWWQLDADTLARSRFVVSPLAETFGCLRLLHVGQGTHPGEHAWLGAHLPAYRARLAADPVTARLVRAGLGREWIADFLTPAPHPGEDFAAEVGRVRAVGPGAARAHLRRSLAGPLPAVLDRDDLTERAARLLEWVWEETVRPSWERRRRVLEADVLARTERAGRSSWASVLDGLRPGGTRWLGENRFQVNLHEYPPREISGAELLFVPVTAQRLGWVSWADEERYAVVYPCAGVLAGDGGPAVPAGLGALLGPGRARVLVLLGSPLSTTQLTAVTGQALGSVGRHLKVLREAGLVERRRAGRTVLYVRTAAGDVLAGASGTEA
- a CDS encoding site-specific integrase, with protein sequence MGRRASNNPRQIRSKNCGCPECMAKYPPGDQYPERNRRRDCTGPWQARYRDPSGQQKAKNFPIAKGGKKAAEAFLDDVRTRVRRREYGDPKRGEITLNQWWALWWEAQPDRAITTRNRKVSNWVTHIQPKWGKWRLCDLEYIELQAWITKEVKGYHTRKKVHEVLNQMLKAAVKDGRRIPFNPAADLDIGDAPARHPDDVRPPTRAQVALIVEALPAYYRPLVIYLEHTGMRWGEATGLRWENVDLEAQHLKVKEVLSEDDGRLFRKPAPKSVAGFRTVPVTPQAAEAIQTMVDRWRPPSTVTPIGDDPYQLHPEELVFRGPQGGALTRHNFRRVWVPAIQQAGVARKVRNRETGRMEWWPRVHDLRHVFATWLKELGIDEKDTQTVMGHERGSKVTWIYQHSPEDVAAKVRARMAPETEGVRKLRAV
- a CDS encoding MFS transporter, which translates into the protein MNGYRSLFRTPEFTPLFLGTAAQTAAQTVGGLALGTLVFRATGSPLLSAVSMFGQSLAQVLGATVLLSGADRLPPRTALSMIALVFAAGTAAQALPGLPAGALFAVVLLLGLVASLGGGVRWGLLNEILPKNGYVPGRSLFNMVNGLAQIAGFATGGALLAVLSPRVCLLLAAALYLTAALVLRLGLSARPPRAAGRPSASATWRANAALWSSRPRRLTYLGLWLPNGMVVGCESLYVSYAPQAAGTLFACGALGMLAGDVTVGRLLPAAVRARLATPLLLLLAAPFLVFCAHPPVPVAAACVTVASAGFGAGLVQQERLMRLTPDALAGQALGLHSAGMLTLQGVSATAAGTLAQFTSPATAMTAMAAGSLGITLALAGAARRPGARQKESPLPSS
- a CDS encoding HAD family hydrolase — its product is MIRAVIFDVGECLVDETTEYGTWADWLGVPRHTFAAMFGAVIAQGRDYRETFQEFRPGFDLYAERERRAAAGKPETFGEDDLYPDVRDALAALRADGLWLGIAGNQTVRAGRILRQLFSNDVDLIGTSDDWGAGKPDRAFFDRVAEVVPAQVDEMLYVGDRVDNDIRPAAAAGDGPRPVAGAAVLRGPRLPWTAPRAGPRRAPVRRAARSRLPRSRGPGRGWSSSEAAMPQRSSGVALPGRKTATSDR
- a CDS encoding glutathione peroxidase yields the protein MTTTEHSGSPLDVEIGALQGGSAELSRFADKTVLIVNVASKCGLTPQYAALEELQKRYAERGFTVLGVPCNQFLGQEPGSAEEIAQFCSASYGVTFPLTEKVEVNGPDRHPLYERLVGFADAGGHSGDIRWNFEKFLVGRDGSVVARFSPQTEPDSSEVVAAIEAQLG
- a CDS encoding ATP-binding protein — its product is MSWARRWTRDILRDSPLADDAELIVSELSTNAIRHTASGWESGSFHLAVAVSAQVVAVSVTDDGGAATAPKVEHQDQDAERGRELAMVSALAHRVVVHDSNLGHTVTAELYADARPGGRRC
- a CDS encoding DUF397 domain-containing protein, encoding MALIQGASETWMKSSYSGGNGACVEVKSPAGAELAVRDSKDVEGPVLAFPADAWNAFVASVKA